In Cryptomeria japonica chromosome 5, Sugi_1.0, whole genome shotgun sequence, the genomic window AATATGGTCATAGACTTAATGACAACTATTGGCTTAAACTACAAATAAtgggaaattttaaatttttgagaTTGTCCTAAAAATTTGAAGGAAGTCATGTTTAAAGAAAGGCAAAAAGGTGGGTTTTTTAGAAACATTATTTGTAATGACGAAGGTTGACCCTCTTGTTCACTAAAAAGTATGCATTTGTCATCCTCTCCGAATGAGGGAGAGATATGGATATCGAAAACCTCTTCTAGCACATTGGTTTGATTTAAATTTTAAAGCCACACAAAGGATATGAAATaatgatatatatcaaaaaagTTGTACTAAGAAAATGTCGAAAGACACTTGTAATATTGAGAGGTAGGGAAAAATTAGATCTAAACTTCTTGTAAGAGTTTTTGTGAAAGCTTTAGTATTGTTCACCTAGACTGCAAATTAATCAGAGTTGAAAGAATTAAGGAGACTTCGCAAGAGCAGAGCCTGAACGATGCTGAAATGGGAGGAGCCACGAAGAGGACTGAGTTGAGGGATTGCGCATCACTACAAGAGAATGGAAAACTTTGGGATCTATTGGATAAAGCTAAGTTAGTTCCTTATATCCTCTCCATGAAAGGTCATAACAAAACCTTGTCTGCTAAGTTTTGTAATTCCTGGTCTAAAGGAACGATTAAAGTTGGTAGTGTTAGCTTCACTGTCAAAAATCCATAGTTAATTGTGGAAGCCACTGACCTTAGTTACAGTGGAGTGAAGGTAATTAAAAACAATTTGGGTGATTATAAAGCCTTCATTAATAATTTGTTTAGAGAAAGGTGAGAAACTTAATGTTGTTCAAAATGGCCATGAAAGGAAATACCTCCATGCCCCATATGCTCTTTTAGCCTATATATGATGAAGTACTTCACTGGAGGGTCGCTATACGACTATGCATGGATACCACTTTCCGCTCCTAAACCATATTCGCCACAAGGAATTTATAAATGTACCCTACTTTCTTTTCACCTCAATGAGCAATAACATTAATAACAGAGCCTCCCCTCCCCTTCATCAAGGGTTGATGTGCACCCTTTACATGCACGAGCTCAAGAAGATCCCCCATGTCAACCACTTGCTTTCTCTCTATCCCAACAATGCTACCAATCAAGTGAAAATTGAATTGATCGAGAGTAGAGCTCACACCTTGGAGAAACTCTCGGGCTCCAAAAAGACTAAAATGTAGCCCAAAACTGCTTGCCTATGTTTGGAGGAAAAAGATGACTCACTTGGTAGCTCCTTGGTGAAAATGTGCGGCATGGATTGCCCCATCCCCAATCTCCCTAATGAGGATGCCAAACTAATCAAGCTTACCTAGGTGAGAAACGTAAATATTTTCAGAAGCCAAAATTGGCaatccaaagaaaaggaaagaaaaatcccGAAACTCTTTAAAGCCAAATAGCAAGGTTATAGTAATTGAAGAAACAAATCATGACCCTAATCAAAATATAGACAAAGAGGGAAGTGGCTCAGGAGAGAGGAGGTAAAAAAGGCTAAAACAAaaagataaaggtaagaaaaaagcCAAACATGTGAAGGTTACAAAGTTGGAGTTGGATGAGGAATACATTCTAGATGAGGATGAGGACTCTAAAAAAAAAGAGGGGAAATGAAATGAGGTGATGAGGCGAAAGGCGAATAAAATTTAATGGCCGAGGAAGATGTGGAAGAAGAAGATTACCAGAAAGACTAATATACTAGCCTGGGTAATGAGGTTAATGTAGAGGTGGGATACAACCTGGAGCTGGACAGCATAAACAAGGAAAGAGACAATAGTCTAGAGAATCATATAAGAGAGATGTAATGCCACATTATGGACTTGGAGGCACAAGAAGATAAATCTAAAGAAGACAACAATGAAATTGTGAATGCCATTAATTCCCTAATTCACATAACTAATGGAATAATGCATAATTCGGTTATGGGAGTGGTCTCAAGCGAATCCAAACTTTCAAAGATACTCAAGAAAAAGAAGCAAAAAGATAACAAGAAAGAAGTAGACTATGCCTTATATGAGGAAGACTGGAAAGCTAATATAGAGAAGCTGACTGAAACTTGGGACAAGATCTCAAGAAAGAACGATTTGTGTTGTTATTTTTATTATGCTTAAGCTTAGTGTTTATTTAGAGTTAGTTGCTACTCTCTTTGAGACTGTTGGCATTCATGGCTTATGTTTTTTTGAtctgttactcttgttgcatggactaaactatgatttttttgatgtGGACTATAGATAAGTTTTGATTATGGGTATGTTGTAAGGGGTTGCTGTTATTGTGTAGTTTGTTGTTTGATGTTCCTCTACTGATTTTTGTTCTACTAATATAAGAAATTAGGGCCCTCTCCCTACTTACTCAATCAAAAACATTATTATCTAATAATACTATATttaacaatattattattattattatcttaaaTATACTTTATTGCCTTAAattttaaacattttcatcaatagcAATTCAAAGATTATATGGAAGCTACAACCTGCCACATCTTTCTAATACCATAGTACATATATAACACTAAATTTCCAATACTATTAACAAATTACTTTCTAACACTTGTAGAATAATATCTTCTtccaattttaaatttaatattttccattattttattttatttctattaggggaaaggatccagtagttgtgcaccctaactttgtgtttctcaaaatcttacgtggaaatttcaaaatcactccaatttttttacagcaacttacttggcaagtcccctgcttataactaaggtttcagggccacatcatcaaatatgatgccacatcagcatgctttttgccaagatGTCCAAAACAgtcccccaaaaaagtgagaccaataggtgtgcaaaagggccccaatacttgtgcagctgatgtggcattacatgattggttacttttcacaacaaatagtatatttcattcaattattggtacttatcatacaactattggtgcaatgttgtacaaaagttggacattaaatcaacaagtatggaggTATTAAATCAACTACTTCTATCATAAGAATTGGAACGCGCTCAACTAGTGGTCCTTTCCCCTGGATGTGATTTATTCTAGACAATATTCCATCTCCTAATAAAAGAAAAAAACTACAAATATCCATTTCTAAAGCCAGAGCGTCACTTACACGTGTCATTAAGTTGGCTAAAGACTAAGTGTAGCTCGGAAAAGCGCCATTTTAACGGACACCACATAATGCGTTTAAATAAAGAAAGCCGCGTATTAGAAGGCGCTAGAATTTCAGTAATCAAAGAGAAAGAATCGAAAAAGCACCACTTTAAGCTGTTTAAATTCATTTTCGCGAAGTTTCTTTGAAGAATATTTCAGGCTCGGACAATTTTTTCCCTAGGTTTTCTGTGTTTCTGTGTAAGTTTCCTTGAAtcttttctcccctttttcttttgTTCATGGGTTATCTGTTACAGATTGTTTCGTGAGTGTTTTATAGCGTGAATTCACTGTGGCTGCAGATTCGAAGCTCCTAAAGAGATCTTTGATTTGTTGTGAAAATGGGGAAGAGAAAATCGTCGAAGGCACCGCCAAAGAAAAAGCAGGAGAAGCTGAGTACAGTGTTCAGCTGTCCTTTCTGCAACCATGACGGTAGCGTCGAGTGCaaaatgtatgttttctttgccctgcattttttgtttttttctgtCTGAGCCCTAATTCCTCTTTAGGGCAGTCCATGAGTTTCGAAACCTTGATATTGTGATTATTTCTAATGACTTTCTATAAATTCATGCTATTGAAGTATAGATTGGGTATTTGTTCTGTGGATATTCATCTTGGAATGATCAAGTAACTGGTCTCCCATAATCATGGGTGAACAAGCCCTGTAGGATTTCAACTTGAGTAATCATTATGGCATGCACCCACCTTGCCTATGCCTTCTGGACTAAAAACTATCTGAACAACCTTGGTTATGGTTAAATCATCTTTTTTAAGCTAAGTTGCTTTCTAGGTTCATTTTAAATTAAGAGTTTGAAACTGTAGCGGCCATGTAGTTAATGATGGAAATTGGTTTATTTTTAGACATCAAGGCCTCAGAATGACAGGAAATTCAtggttattcattggataaagagCATGACGTTTGACCTTTTGTGATAGTCTGTTTTAACATCAGTGACAGGGTCCTTTATGCCAGGAGCCTCAATGTCCCCCGCCATCCCCTGAGATTTGTGGGTTCTCCTCGTATTTTCTCATGAGTGCCTGTGCATACGATGTCCTCAATACCTGAAAGTCCCTGATTTTGATTCCACAGCCCTGACatcttttgtgtgttttctttgGAGTCTCTTTATGGAATGTCTGTTAGGATTAAGGGATTTGTCCATACTATCCCACAAAAATGGATTTGAGTCTTTGTGAGTTGAGCGTTACAATTTGGAAGTGTTTGAATTCTTTAAGCTTGTAGAACATTTACTATGCTCTAAGTGTGAAAAATCTATTACAGTTACTGATTATTATCTTCCTATCTTGgtagattatttgagcaacaaatattggaaaataacacaactgcaatttcacaaactcataaaaAAGCACAACACAATGAATACAATATTTTCGGACAATTGTCCCTAAAAAACCctgaagggaaaaccagtactgcagatgaggaatatatattaactacaacaaatcaagagatacaaatactgcttgcctGTTATTGGCAGAGCTTCGACGACCTCCCAATTTCTGCTGCTGAGATTCCACCCCGCTACTATCCCAGCGTTATCACTGtgcccttgctaacactgcaagactacttgctaacactaCAAGTTCTTCACACCATTCATTCATTATTTTCAAAATGTTGCCTGACCCCCTTATAGACTACTCTCGTTGGAAAACCAATGgccgagattaattctcaatcaatgactgagattaaaaacaactaaataaccctaaccaaattggttgctagaagtttctaaaaagagtcaagtaattaataagaattgtttgaactctaactacatttgttagcaaacaattatttactaattatttagcaaatggacaaacagctgtccaagctaacaaactaacactccctcttagcgaggaagttgttttgcatgacacccaacttctatctgaagaagatgaatttcgccttccccaatgcctttgtcagaatgtTTGCTACTTGCTGATCTATAGGTATAAACTGTAGTTGAACAACTCCATGCTGTacacaatctctgatgaagtgatacctgatgtctatatgtttcgagctatcatgaaacactggattctcagttaacttaatgcaactctgattgtcgcagtgtATTACTATAGTCTCCATCTTTTGACCAAGCAAGGCTACTAGAaacttccgaagccatatagcttcacatgtcgccatgctAGCTACTATATATTCTGACTTTGCAGAACTCAGAGCCACAAACTTCTGCTTCCTGCTGAACCAAGAGACAACTCTTTATCCCaaactgaaacaacaccctgaagtgctcctCTTGTATGTTGTACTGCCTACCCAATCCGCGTCAGTATAGCCCATCAACTCGATTCCTTCACCTCGAACATATCTAATCCCATACTCGATTGTACCTTGTAAATAATGCAGCACATGCTTTGCCGTTGTCCAATGCACTCCCTTTGGTTCAACCATGAACTAACTAAGAGAGTTAACTGCAAAAgctatatctggcctggtgttgaccaaatacatgagagaaccaatcaactacctgaataatgtgggatctacatccttctccctagatgtatctaccttcctccaattcgtgatcataggtgtagacatggttttgcaatcttctatcttgaaccttttcaagatttcaatgcaatatttcccttgtccaaggaaaatctctccaactgtctgccatacctccatggctagaaagtagtgcataagtcccaaatctttCATCTCGAACTCCgttgcaaggtccctcttgcactccTCTATGAGCCCTAGTGAACCAGTTAGAAACAAGTCATCTACATACAAGacaagaatgagaatctcacccccaaccaccaagtagtagaggttagcatctgcctcactcttcacaaagcccatttcctgcaagtaactatcaatgcgcccataccatgctctgggagcctgcttgagtccgtaCAAAACTTTCTTTAATCTACACACATGGGTCTCTTTGCtatgtgctacaaagccttctggttgttctatgtatacctcctctttcaactcaccattgaggaacGCTGTCTTGACAtgcatttgatggatctgccatcccatttaTGTTGAAATTGAGATTAtagctcgtatagaagtatactTGGCAACttgagcaaatgtctcctcatagtctattccctccttctgagagaacccttttgccacaaaccttgccttgtatttctcgatgctaccatttgcaccatgcttgatcttatagatccaacgTGATCCAACCACAACCCTATCTattggtctaggcactacctcccaaacatcattctgcaTAATTGAAGTATACTCCTCAACGATTGCATCTTGCCACACCTGATGTTGTGCAGCCTCTTGATAgctagaaggttcactatctaccaactgactaactaatgcaacatagtcatcAAACTTGGCTGGTTGTTTCCgttgtctactactcctcctaggagtacccactaactcTTGAGTATTTCTTTGTGTCTGTTGAACCTCACAGTTGTTGCTACCAACTGTAgaagatgaaatatcaacctccatgtcttctttaTGCATCTCTTCTTGCACCTATTGCACCTATTGCTGTTGCTCCATACTCTGAGAACTCTCACCTCCTAagcctatgcttgtactagtaactatACTAGAGCTTTGCTGACCTTGATTCAGTTGAGTGATCCTTGGCGCTTGTGTTGGCTGCTCACTCTGATCATCTACTGGCGAATCTCTGgaccttctaaatgccttgtcctccatgaacttgacatcacgtcGAACAATAATCCGCCTGGTCCCTGGAATGAATATctgatatgcctttgaggtttcactgtaccccgcAAAGTACCCTCTTTCTGTAGTttgatctaacttggtacgtgtatcctttggaatgtgacaatatgccaaactcccaaagatcctgaagtgaccaacatctggcttcttcccagTGAATGCTTCCTCTGGTGTCATCTTCCCTAGCACTTTATGTGGAACCCTGTTCTGTATGTATACTGTCGTACTACATGCTTCTGCCCATAAGTAATGAGGCAAGTCctggtcatgtagcatagcccttgctaCCTCCGATATGGACCaattcttcctctcagcaaccccattctgttgCGGGTTGTAAGGAAcaatccactctctcttgattccttccttggtacaaaactcttggaattcattccctttgtactcgcctccattgtctaaccgaagaacctttatcttccttcctctCGAGgtctccacaagagccttgaactcttggaagtgactcaaaacctcatccttggtcttcaagaagtatatccaggtcttcctagagaaatcatcaataaaagtactaAATTACTCATATcctatgagagatttcattgatattggtccacatacatctgaatgtactagatcaagaacacccttggatctagtgtcactccttggaaaagttgctttcacaaacttccccaacacacatcccttacatatatCATCATGCTTTGTGCTCACCTTTGGAACACCTGTAACAGTCtcatgaagcaatttaagtgctccatgatgtatatggcccatcctcctatgccatagctctccaagatctctaggattactgCTGCTCATGAGTGCCTTGGGAGTATCAAACTACAACCTATAAAgtcgaccactcctaactccaatagctatgggtgatttccaatccttatgcttaatcaatacatgtgcccctctaaagagtacattgtacccTTTGTCCTGAAGGACAAATACAGAAATCAAATTCATCCCTAAGCCtggaacatgcaacacatcatgaagaggaatcatcttactattctccctctgaaactgaacAGTCCCTTTCTCAATTGAGTTGAGTTTGGACATGTTTCCCATAGAGATCCGGATTCTGGTGCTCTCCTTCTTATAACTGGAGAAGTATTCTCTAACTCCTATCATATGAAATGACGCCCCACTATCTATGTACCAAACACTCTGTGAGGCTAAGCTAACCATACATGCTTtgagtgcaaactcatcttccattctattcgagagctcatctgcaacttgcttcttgcctttcttgtcattcttcttcctttctgggcaatcgctaacatagtggccaaactcatgacaatcgtagcacttgatcttcaacaagtctttcttcttcttctcaccttgtggatATGATCCTTTGCTGGActccttctttgcttttccttGACCCACTAGGGCAATGTTCTCCTGTTCTGCCTCACTTTTTTTACTCTTATTGTTGGCTCtattgacaaggcttagtctaagctcctcttgagtgaagtcactccaaagtcgatcccaacttggtaaggtgtctcgtccattaacAACTTGAACAAAGACTTCCCACTGCTTAGAAAAACCATTTAGGGCTATCTGTACCAGCTCATCATCACTTGGTTTATCTCCAATAGccgctaactcatccttgacaagtctaagtTTGGTGAGGTAACTCGTCACGTCTTctgccttattcatttgggtatTCCTCAGCTTTTCTTTGAGAATCAGCTTCCgattagtggtagcattctggtacagattcagaatggcatcccacatcttctttgcagtatctaactctgcaatatgtggaactatatggtccttgacaccatcaaggattagccTTCTCAccttggaatcatccttcttgtatgctgcaagcTGTGTTGCATCTGTAGGTATAGTCACAAtagtggtaacatattccttgataccattctcttctagcaataaagaaattctggctttccagacaccaaaattagaGGCTCCATCCAATCTATCCTGATCTCTTAAACCAACTGAGGCCATCTCAAAGCTTAAAACAAATAAAAACTCTAAAGAGGTTAAACTATGTTTTATAAACCCTCAGTTTTCTTTGCCTAGGGTAAATCTCTTCTACccttaacttagctctgataccatgtgaaaaatctattacagTTACTGATTATTATCTTCCTATCTTGgtagattatttgagcaacaaatattggaaaataacacaactgcaatttcacaaactcataaaaaagtgcaacacaatgaacacaatattttcggacaattgtccctggaaaaaccccgaagggaaaaccagtactgcagatgaggaatatatattaactacagcaaatcaagagatacaaatactgcttgcctGTTATTGGCAGAGCTTCgacgacctcccaatttctcctgctGAGATTCCACCCCACTACTATCCCAGCGCTATCACtgcgcccttgctaacactgcaagactacttgctaacactgcaagttcttcATACCATTCATTCATTATTTTCCAAATGCCCCttgacccccttatatactactctcgtTGGAAAACCAACGGTCGAGATCAATTCTcaatcaacggctgagattaaaaacaactaaacaaccctaaccaaattggttgctagaagtttctaaaaagagtcaaataattaataagaattgtttgaactctaactacatttgttagcaaacaatatctactaattatttagcaaatggacaaacatCTGtccaaactaacaaactaacactaAGCAGTCAGATGGGTTTCTTATTCTTTGTGGGAGCTTTTTGATTCACTTACAATTGTTATGGTTCTTCCTAAAATTCATGTTAATTTTAGTTGTCTGATTGACATGCAGGGATAAGAAAGATTTTATTGGGGAGGCTAAATGCCGAATATGCCAAGAGAGTTTCAGTACCACTATAAACGGTCAGTGCTGTTTTATCCGCTTGTTGAATTTGGTTCCATACCAATATTTTTATAAAGTACCTTTTCCACATTCGAGTCCATACTGAATATTGTTTCTCTGCATTTGATTTCTTGGACATGACAGCATTGAGCGAGCCTATTGATGTGTAAGCTTCGATAAACTATAACTCTgaatttatttcattctatttATCATACTTAGGGGAAGTGTACATAAGCAAATCTGTATATTTCTAACATTTGCAATTCTCGAAATGAATACATCTTGCTTCATATGAATCACAGAAAATTTATTTATGGTTACGAAACAATTATAGCTTGAAAGTGCAAACTTAAGTCAGGCAGTGAATAGCAGGGCCTATTGTGATCTTTGCATATGTTTTTAGGTATTGCGAGTGGATTGATGAATGTGAGCGAGTAAATAATTCTGGATAAATGGGTTATATCTACATAGTTTTCTAGAACACAGTATGATGTCTTATAGAAATTTCTTTCCTGAGATTCCTTGTAACACTGAGCTGGTCATCAGAGAGTTTTGACCAGGATACTTGTCACTATACTTAGCTGTCCTGTTTTGAACACTAAACGTATGTGCATAATCTCTACTATCTTGGTTACCAGTTTTGTATATATTATATTGACGTGACCATGTTACAGTTAATGTTTTTCCAATTCAAGGTTAAACTTAAATTGCTTTAAATTGGATCTGCTGTAACgtatacatgttggctcaatttGATGTCTATGTTGTTGCACGTTCCTTATCTAAGAGTTTAAAAATGTTCCTTCATGTTTCTTGGTAGTATGCTGTGTTGGTTCTTTTTGTACAGCGtactcttcaatttcttttcttgatGGCTCTTCTGTGCTTGTATTCTAGAAATTAATGTTACTCTTAAATGGTGTATTTCTGTAGTtcatgattataattttttttaaagtatttgttcaataaaaatacttttacgcATGGATCAAAAGTTGGTACTTTCTGTTAATATCATTAATAACCTGGTATTAGTAGATTCAAGAGGTATATATTTACCATCAAATATGCCAATTGAAAAATGTTTAATAAAATTATTTGGATGTCCTATAAATATTAATTAGCTCTATGAAGGTTAGATATGTTTATAGGTTAATAAAATTATTTGGATGTCCTATAAATATTAATTAGGTCTATAAAGACTATATATGTTTATAGGTTAATAAAATTATTTGGATGTCCTATAAATATTAATTAGGTCTATAAAGATTATATATGTTTATAGGTCCTCTTTGCTTAAGCATTTTAAATAGGGGTAGTAAGAATTGCATGTTAttttaaaaatctcttaattcaaaattttattaaaaataaattaaaaaaatagaaattatttaTCTATATAGTAACAATAATAATCATTGCAATAGTATATTATCATATTATCCATATAAAATAGGCGATTAACTATCACTATtgtatttagaattttttttttttttttttggttgcatAATCACAATCATAAGTTCCAATGTCTCATCCATTGGATTAGGATCTTTAACAAGTA contains:
- the LOC131072675 gene encoding transcription elongation factor 1 homolog: MGKRKSSKAPPKKKQEKLSTVFSCPFCNHDGSVECKMDKKDFIGEAKCRICQESFSTTINALSEPIDVYCEWIDECERVNNSG